AATAATGTTGATCATACGCCTCTCTCCTCCATGCCTTTTTCTCTAATCCAAGCTGCCCTTCGTCGAAAGAACGCCCCTAACCCGGCTGTCTTTAGCCATAGCGTCCGCCAGTGCCCGTCCCAACGCTTTAAAGATGGCTTCTACCATATGATGGGCGTTTTTACCGGACAACAAGCGCACATGCAAGGTCAGCCCGGCATGCACCGACAAGGCCCGCAAAAACTCTTCGACCAGCTCCAAGTCAAACTCGCCTACCTTGCCAACGGGCAGATGTGCATCAAAAACAAGATATGGTCGGCCACTGATATCCAAGCTGACCATCGCCAAAGCCTCGTCCATCGGCACAAAGGCTGTGCCATAGCGCGCTATGCCGGCTTTATCTCCCATCGCCTGCTGCAGCGCTTGCCCCAGGCAAATGCCGGTATCTTCCACCGTATGGTGACCGTCCACTTCCAGGTCGCCCTGCACTTCCAACTGCAAGCCAAAAAAGCCGTGCCGTCCCAGTAATATCAGCATATGGTCAAAAAAGCCAAGACCTGTTTGCACCATCGGTGTTTTCGGCTCATCCAGCTGCACCGAAAGGCAAATCTTGGTTTCCGCTGTGCGGCGCTCCACCGCAGCCGTGCGCACTAGCTTCTCTCCCAAAAGGCCCGCATTTCGCGCAGCAACGCATCATTCTCCATAGAGTTGCCTACGCTGATACGAAAGCAGTCTCTTAAATCGCCGCCAAAATTGCGAATACAAATGCGTTTTTCCATTAAATACGCTACCATGTCTTGCGTTTGAGCGCTGCGGCCAAAGATGAAATTCGTCTCCGAAGGATACACTGTCAGGGCTGGAATTTTAGCCAGCTCCACCGCCAAACGCTTGCGTTCCAACACCAAGGTGTCAATCAAAGGCTGAAACTCGTCACGCATTTGCCACACTGTTTCCGCAACCACCAAAGAGATAGCGCTCACATGATAGGGCATCATCAACTTGCTGATCATCGTCGTAACCTGTGCATCGGCCAGCATGTAGCCCACCCGCGCCGCCGCCAGTCCATAGGCTTTGGAGAAGGTTCTGGCCACAATAAGATGTCTGTATTTCGGCAGCAAATCCACTACAGACTCCCCATAAAATTCCATATACGCTTCATCAGCCACTACCGGACAAGGTGCACCGGCAATAATACGCTCGATTTCCTCGCGCGGCGTCACCGACCCTGTGGGATTATTGGGATTACAAAGCAAAATCAACGCGGCGTTGTTCTCTCTGGCCGCTTGCAAAACTTTGGCCGCATCCAGCTGGTATTGCTCATTGAGAGGAACCGGCACAGCCACGCTGTCCGTGATTTTCGCGTAAATGCCATACATGGAAAAAGAAGGCGTCGGGTAGACAATTCCTCGCCCTGGTCCTCCCAAAGCATGACAGATTGCAGCCAAAATCTCGCTGGAACCGCCGCCTACCTGTACCTCTTCTACCGCTAACCCATACGACTCAGCCAGCATCTCCCGCAACCCTATTTTCCCCAAATCAGGATAACGATTGAACGCTAAACAAGCCAAACGGTCTTCCACTCGTTCCGCCACCCGAGGCGGCAGATTAAAAGGGCTTTCGTTAGCATCCAGTTTTACAGCCCAATCGCTTTCTTCCACATTATATACCGGCAGTTCTTCCAAACCGGGACGATACGTCCACATCAGTCATTCCTCCTCACCTTCACTGCATTCGCATGAGCCTGCAGGCCTTCCGCTTCCGCTAAACGGATAACATCATCCGCCACGGCGGTCAGCGCTTCTTGCGTATACGCAATCAAGCTGGTTTTCTTCATAAACGTCTCTACGTTGAGTACCGAATAGAACCTTGCCGTGCCGCCTGTGGGCAGTACATGGTTGGGGCCGGCGAAATAATCTCCCAAAGGTTCCGGTGAGTAGGGACCTAAAAAGATAGCTCCTGCGTGCCGCAATTGCGGCAGAAGGGCAAACGGCTGCGCGGTCAGCACTTCCAAGTGCTCCGGTGCGGCCACATTGGCCAGTTCCGCCGCTTCCTCTAGAGAGCTCGCCACCAAAATTAGACCGTTTTTTCCCAAAGCCGCCGCCGCCATCTCGCGCCGCGGCAAAAGCGCCAACTGACGCTCCAGCTCGGTTTCCACCGCTGCCGCCAATTTTTCGCTGTCCGTAAGCAGCACACTCGAAGCCAACACATCGTGTTCGGCCTGGCTAAGCATATCAGCAGCAATATAATCCGCCCGTGCGCTGTCGTCTGCTAAAATCAAAATCTCGCTGGGCCCAGCTAGCATATCAATATCACAATGGCCGTAAACAGCTTTCTTGGCCAAAGTAACAAAAATATTTCCAGGTCCGGTTATTTTGTCCACTTTGGGCACGGTTTCCGTACCAAAGGCCAGCGCAGCTATGGCTTGGGCGCCACCTACTTTAAATACCCGATGTACTCCCGCTTCGCGCGCCGCCGCCAGCACGCAGGTTGCTAACCGGCCTTGACGGTCTGGCGGAGCTACCATGATAATTTCCTGCACACCTGCAACCGCCGCTGGAACCGCGTTCATGATAACTGACGAAGGATAGGTGGCCGTACCGCCTGGCACATACAAACCGACTCGGTCCAACGGCCGGCTGTTCTGTCCTAGCATGGCCCCATGCTCCCGATAGGTCAGCCAGGATTTAGGCAGCTGTTCACTGTGATAGCGGCGCACATTGGCCACCGCCCGGCGAATGCTTGTCAACAACGCCTCATCCACCGCTTGACAGGCTTCTTCCCACTCCGCCGCCGTTACTTCCAGCGTATCCGCCGTCAGCAGCGCCCCGTCGAAGCGCTGCGTATAGTCGCAAAGAGCTTCATTTTTGCGATAACGCACATCATCTACAATCCGCTGTACAACCTGCACAGCGGATAATTCCTCACCGAAGGATTCTTTAATGCGCGCCTTGGCTTTTTCTCCCAACTCCACTTCATCAAACGCAGGTTTGCGCAACAGCGCTTCACAGCCTTCACGACCTAAATCGCTAGCCTTTTTTCTGCGAATCATTACTTCCCCTCCTCCTGCAGTAAGGCACGGAGGCCTTCCACCATAGCTTGGATACGGTCAAACTTCATTTTAAAGCTTACACGGTTGGCTATAAACCGAGCTGTCGCTTCTTCAATTGGCGCGATTTCATCCAGCTGATTTTCCTTCAAAGTTGTGCCAGTTTCTACGATATCCACAATCAGCTCCGCCAACCCCACCATAGGCGCCAATTCAATAGAGCCGTTAAGCTTAATAATCTCCACCTGGATTCCCTGCTGATAGAAAAAGCGTTCTGCCACTTTGGGATATTTTGTAGCGACCCTCATGTGCGCATAGTCACTCAGTTTCTCCCGCTTCATGGCCCGTGGCACTGCCACCATCAAACGGCAGCGACCAAAGCCAAGATCTAGTAGTTCGTAGACATCCCGCTCTTCTTCCAGCAATACGTCTTTGCCAATAATGCCCACATCCGCCGCTCCATATTCTACATAGGTCGGCAAATCAGCAGTCTTAGTAATAATAAAGCGCACTTTCTTTTCTTCGTTTGTCAATACCAATTTGCGCGATTTCTCGCTAAGATCATCGGCCGTATAGCCAATGCGTCCCAACAATTCCGCCGCTTTGGCAAATAATTTCCCTTTAGGCAAAGCTACCGTCAGGTAATTCATATCACTCGAAGTCATTGCGCCGCCTCTTTCTCGTTAATTCTTTATCTAGTTAAAGTGTTAATACGTAGATATTAACACTTGTAAAAAGATTCGTCAAGCTGTGTAGGATTTTGCCAAAGAATGTCGAATAAGAAAAACTATTCGCGTTATTTAATGTTTACAGGAGGGTTTTTCTATGCCCGCATTTCATATTGTCGTTCTCAACAAGCTAAAGCAAGAACATCGGGATATGATCGAAGCCGCCGCACCAGGCAGCACTATTGTTTCCTGCGACCTGGAAGAAGCCGGAGTTCATATGGACAAGGCCGATATTCTTCTAGCGTGGGGCTTCAATGACATTCGCCCGCTGTTTTTGTCAGCTTCCCGTCTGCGTTGGGTTCATTCTCTCAGCGCTGGTGTGGAAAAACTAACCTTCGCCGAAATGCGACGCAGCCAATGCCTGCTTACCAACTCGCGCGGCATTCACGGCATTCCCGTTTCCGAGCACGTTCTTTCTATGATGCTTTCTTTCTCCCGCAATCTGCCGGGTTGCGCCAAAAACCAGGCGGCGCATCTTTGGAAGCGAGTATCCTGCGACGAAGTGCACGATAAAACCATCGGCATCTTGGGACTGGGCAGCATTGGCCGAGAAATTGCAAAAAAAGCCAAAGCGTTTAGCATGAACGTTCTCGCCCTGAAGAGGGAAGAAACATCTGAGCTTTTCGTCGACCAGCTTTACAAGCCCCATGAGTTGATGGAAATGCTGCCGCAATGTGATTTCGTCGTCGTCTCTTTGCCTTTGACGGAAGAAACCAAGGGCCTGCTGACGTTGGAACAGTTCCGCGCCATGAAGCCCTCCTCTTATTTTATCAACATCGCACGCGGCGAAGTCCTTGTAGAAGCCGATTTAATTACCGCTCTGCAAGAAGGCTGTATCCGCGGTGCAGGCCTGGATGTCTTCGCCCAAGAACCGCTGCAGACCGACTCGCCTCTTTGGGACATGCCCAACGTCATTTTGACACCCCATATGGCAGCATTATCTCCTTACTATTTGGACCGAGCCATCAAATTATTTGCCGACAATCTTACTCGACTCATCCACGACCGGGAAATGTTCAACATTGTCGACAAAACAAGAGGCTACTAACGGTTATTCAATTTAAATCGTCAGCTTGTCGCAACAAGGTCAGCTCCGGAGGCTCTCCTGCTTCCGGAGCTTTATGATGCCGTTTTACCGCCTCTACCAACGCCGCCTCGCACCCTGCTGCCCTGAGTAGACGGGCGCTGCGTTCCGGATGGTGAAAATAGACATGAATGGCGTGTCGCACGTTGCGAACCCTGCCCCCCCTGCCTTCACGGCCCCATTTGCGCGCTTTCGGAGCCAGTCGATGAAGCAGCACCATGGCAATTTTATCCTTGGTGCTGACATCGCCTTTTTTTTTGCCCACATCATGAAGCAGTGCTAAACGAATGAGAAAGCGCACTTCCACGTCAGTCCGATTCCCCGCAAGTTTTCTCGCGCTGCGAACCACCCCCAGACAATGGTACTGATCCGGCAAGTTCATAGCCCAAAACAGATTCTGTTCCGCCTCATTCAAATAGGCTTGCACCAAATCTCGATCTTCGTCGGTTATGACGGCATGAAGCGCTGCCCATACCTGACGTACACGCTGCTGCCACATATCACATCAGTCTCCTGTATAGTATTCAAGGCGCCCGCAGCAACGGCTCTCGCAACGCTGTTTCGCCTCCGTCCGATTTTCTTCCTGAGCTGCCAACTCTACCCGCAGTCCTTCCTGACGCAAAACAGTCGCCCGTTGAATAGCTTGACAGACCCCGTCCTTTTCCCAGGAAATATATACATCGCTTTTCGCTGCGCACACTTCCATCTTTTGGCGTTGCCGTGCCAAGAGCACCCGTTCAATTCCCAGCGCAAAACCGGTTGCCGGACAGGATTCCCCATACGCTCCCGCCAATTGGTCATATCGCCCGCCACCAAGTACAGGAAAACCCAGCCCCGGCGTATAGGCTTCAAAGACCATCCCTGTATAATAGGAAAAATTCCGAAAAACTCCCAAATCAAAAACCACATGCTCCGCTACTCCATAATGCTCTAACAAAGCGTAAATTTGCGCTAAATTATCAAGTGCTCGGCGACTGACGTCGTTATTCACTAAACCGCGAACTTCTTCAAGCAATTCTAGTTTGCCATGCAACAAAGGAATGCGGCGTAAAAGTTGCTGCGCGCTTGCGGGAATACCGCTGTCTATGAGCAATTTTTCTAAGCCAACTAAGTCCCTGCTTGTTAAGGCTTGACGAATTTCACGGCTCCGCTCTCCCTCTAGGCCGGCTTCGGCTAAAAGACCGTTGATAAAATCCACTTGTCCCAAGCTGATTTGAAAAGAAACCAGTCCCGCATCCAACAGACTTTCCACCGCCAAAGCCACTACCTCAGCATCTGCCGTAGCGCCTGCTTCCCCTAAAAGTTCAACTCCTGCTTGGTAAAATTCGCACTGCCGACCAGCTTGCGCTTCTTCATAGCGAAATACGTTCGCTAAATAGCACAGCCGTAAAGGCGCCGCTTGATCCTTCAGGCGGGTAGCCGCCACTCTGGCAATGGGAGTGGTCATGTCCGGCCGCAAGGCTAAAAGACGATTATGGCGATCGAAAAACTTATATAAATGCGCCTCAATTCCTTCACTGCCTGCCTGCAATGTTTCCATATACTCCATTGTAGGCGTGATGATTTCCTCATACCCCCAGCGAGCAAATAAGCGAATGAGACTTTCCTCAACTTGCCGCTTCTGCCCCACTTCGCCCGGCAGGAAATCACGCATACCGTAGGGAATTTTAGGAACAAACTCATTCTTTCTCATGTATATCTTCGTCTCCTTGCTCCGCCTCATTTTTTGCTTCCATGCGTTCTAAGATCAGCTTATAACCGTCAGCACCGTAATGCAGACAGCGCTTAACGCGGCTGATCGTAGCGGTGCTGGCTCCAGTACGTTCTACAATTTCGTCATACGTATGCTTTTTACGCAGCATCCGAGCTACTTCCAACCTTTGCGCCAGTGCTTTAAGCTCGCTGATTGTACAAATGTCTTCAAAGAGTTGATAACATTCTTCCACTGTTTCCAACTGTAACACCGCTTCACATAAATGGTCGGTAAGAACATCCTTCAACTTCGGATTTACCATTAGACTACCCCTTTCATCAACACATGAACATCTTATACTTATTCTCTCTTTCCCTTCAAAGTCCTCCCTTCATCTCTTTCCTTCTTTAGTTCGTGAAATTTTTTTCTTCTTGACAGTCGTCTAGGTGCGTGCTAAAGTTATTCTCACGTAATCAATTGCATCCGTAAGCACTTGATTTTTAGCAACTAATAATTTCATATTTTTTCATCAAGAGCTGGCAGAGGGACGGGCCCGATGAAGCCGCGGCAACCATCACACAGGTGAACGGTGCCAATTCCTGCAGGATACGCCTGGCAGATGAAGAACTGAGTTGTACTCATGACGTCTCTTCGCTTGCCACGAAGAGATTTTTTTGTATTTACATGCATATTGCAGAGAGGGGATTCACCATGATTCAGCTAGAAAACATTGAAAAGACCTATCCCGCTTCCGGCGGCTCCGAAGCCGTTCACGCCTTGCGGGGCATCAGCCTCACCATTGAAGAGGGAGAGATTTTTGGAGTCATCGGCAAAAGCGGTGCTGGCAAGAGCACGCTCATTCGCTGCATCAATCTTCTGGAACAGCCCACTGCTGGCAAGGTTACCGTTAACGGTCAAGAGCTGACTTCCTTTAATGAACATCGGCTGCGGGAAGCGCGCAAAAAAATCGGCATGATTTTTCAACATTTTAATCTACTTTCCTCCCGCACGGTATTTGAAAATGTAGCCTTCCCTTTAGAATTGGCTGGAGTCAGCAAAAAAGAAATTGAACAAAAAGTCAGCCGCCTCTTGGAGCTAGTTGAGTTATCCGATAAACGCGATCAATATCCAGCCCAGCTTTCCGGCGGACAAAAACAGCGCGTAGGCATTGCCCGCGCGCTAGCCAATCAACCAACGGTGCTGCTTTGCGATGAAGCCACCTCCGCCCTAGACCCGCAGACCACTAAAGCCATTTTGGAGCTGCTGAAAAACATTAATAAACAACTCGGATTGACCATTGTGCTTATCACTCATGAAATGCAGGTCATTAAAGAAATTTGCGACCGCGTCGCCGTCATTGAAAACGGCGTTATCAGCGAAGAAGGGCCGGTCTTAGACGTATTCACCCAGCCCAAAACCGATACGACACGAGAATTCATCCGCACCATCATTAATCATGATTTGCCTGAAATTTTTGCAGACGTAGCCTTCTCTCCCACGCCCTTACCCGAAGGCAATCTGGTACTGCGCTTGTCCTTTTTGGGACAGTCCGCCGAAGAGCCTGTCATCGCTACATTGATTCGCCAGTATCAGGTCACACCGAATATTCTCTACGGCAACATCGACCACATCCAAAGCACGCCGTATGGCACGCTGATTTTGGAGCTATCAGGCTCTCAAACAGATCTGGATGACGCTTTAGCTTATTTGAAACAACGCAATCTTGGAATTGAGGTGATCGGCTATGTCGCAAGACATGCTTCTCTTGCTGGTTAAGTCTTTAGGCGAGACCACGTATATGGTAGCTTTTTCCTCCTTCGTTGCCGCTCTTTTCGGCATTCCCTTGGGTGTCATCTTAGTTACAACCGACAAAGGGCATATCTTGGAAAATTTAGCTCTTTATCGCATTTTAGGAGCTATTGTTAATGCCTGCCGCTCGGTTCCTTTTATTATTTTGATGGTAGCCATCATTCCCATAACCCGCATGATCGCGGGAACTTCCATCGGCACTGACGCTGCGGTGGTTCCTTTAAGCTTGGCCGCCATTCCATTTCTGGCGCGCATTGTAGAAACCGCCATTAAAGAAGTAGACTACGGCCTGGTGGAAGCCGCTCAGGCCATGGGCGCCTCGCCCTTAGCCATCATTACTCGGGTGCTTTTACCGGAATCCATGCCTTCTATTATTTCTGGTTTAACCTTAATGGTCATCAGCCTTGTCGGTTATTCCGCCATGGCCGGCGCCATCGGCGGCGGCGGCTTAGGCGATTTAGCCATTCGTTACGGCTATCAGCGCTTTCGCGGTGATGTGATGTTGGCAACGGTTGTCGTCTTGGTCGCACAGGTACAGATCATCCAATCTTGCGGCGATCTGATTGCAGCCAAACTCAATAAAAAATAAACAAATTCAAGGAGGTAATTTCTATGAAAAAAAGATCTCTGGTGCTCCTGGTAGTTCTTTTCTCTTTGGCCTTGGTCATTGCCGGCTGCGGCGGCAACGATGCCAAACCAGCGGCTCAAAACGCTAAAACCGTCCTCAAAGTCGGTGCCACGCCGGTACCGCATGCGGAAATCCTTAACGTCGTCAAGCCGATTCTGGCTAAAGAAGGAATCGACCTGGTTATCGTCGAAATGAACGACTATGTACGTCCAAATCTTGCGGTAGCGGATAAAGAATTGGATGCCAATTTCTTTCAGCATGTGCCCTACTTGAACAAGTTCATTTCCGAGCGCAACTTGCAGTTGGCTTATACTACAAAAGTTCACATTGAGCCCATGGGTATTTATTCCCAAAAAATTAAAAACCTTAATGACTTGGCCGACGGCGCTCAAGTAGGTATTCCCAACGACCCTACCAATGGCGGACGCGCCCTTTCTCTGCTGGAAAAAGCCGGCTTACTGAAGCTTAAGGAAGGCGCCGGCGTAAATGCCACCATTTCCGATATTGTAGCCAACCCTAAAAACTTGAAAATTCGTGAGCTTGAAGCGCCTCAGCTGCCTCGTTCTCTTGAGGATCTGGCCATTGCCGTTATCAATACGAACTATGCGCTAGAAGCCAAACTAGTTCCGGCTAAAGATGCTTTGTTCATTGAGCAAAAAGATTCTCCCTACGCTAATATCTTGACGATTCGCAAGGGAGACGAAAATCGTCCTGAAATTCAGAAGCTGACGAAAGCGCTGACCTCTGAAGAAGTGAAAAAATTCATCAACGAGAAATATCAAGGTGCAATCGTTCCAGCGTTTTAATCTGACGTGCAGCCCCTGTGCGGAAGCAACGCTGCGTTGCACCTGCATGGGGGTTTTTCTATGTCGAATCGCAAACTAGCCATTTTAATCTTAAGTATTTTAGTAATCATGATCGGCATTGGCTACACGGTAGCCATCATGACCAGCACCGTCAAGCCGATCAAGGTGGGCATTATTTACGGACCGCACGAAGACATCTTGAAGGTCGTGCAAAATGTCGCTGAAAAAGACGGTTTGCAAATTCAAATCGTAAAGTTCAACGATTATGTAAAAATTAATGAAGCCTTGGCCGGTGAAAAAATAGACGCCAATCTTTTTCAACCGGAAGCCTATTTAACAACCGTCAATAAAGATCGTGGCTTCAAACTGCAAGCTGCAGCCAAAACCGTGCTTTTCCCTCTGGGTTTTTATTCAAAGAAAATTTCAAATCTCAATGATTTGCCGCGCGGCGCTATTGTCGCCCTGCCGCAGGATCCGATCAGTTTGAGCCGC
This genomic window from uncultured Anaeromusa sp. contains:
- the hisG gene encoding ATP phosphoribosyltransferase gives rise to the protein MTSSDMNYLTVALPKGKLFAKAAELLGRIGYTADDLSEKSRKLVLTNEEKKVRFIITKTADLPTYVEYGAADVGIIGKDVLLEEERDVYELLDLGFGRCRLMVAVPRAMKREKLSDYAHMRVATKYPKVAERFFYQQGIQVEIIKLNGSIELAPMVGLAELIVDIVETGTTLKENQLDEIAPIEEATARFIANRVSFKMKFDRIQAMVEGLRALLQEEGK
- the hisZ gene encoding ATP phosphoribosyltransferase regulatory subunit; its protein translation is MRKNEFVPKIPYGMRDFLPGEVGQKRQVEESLIRLFARWGYEEIITPTMEYMETLQAGSEGIEAHLYKFFDRHNRLLALRPDMTTPIARVAATRLKDQAAPLRLCYLANVFRYEEAQAGRQCEFYQAGVELLGEAGATADAEVVALAVESLLDAGLVSFQISLGQVDFINGLLAEAGLEGERSREIRQALTSRDLVGLEKLLIDSGIPASAQQLLRRIPLLHGKLELLEEVRGLVNNDVSRRALDNLAQIYALLEHYGVAEHVVFDLGVFRNFSYYTGMVFEAYTPGLGFPVLGGGRYDQLAGAYGESCPATGFALGIERVLLARQRQKMEVCAAKSDVYISWEKDGVCQAIQRATVLRQEGLRVELAAQEENRTEAKQRCESRCCGRLEYYTGD
- a CDS encoding YerC/YecD family TrpR-related protein, translating into MVNPKLKDVLTDHLCEAVLQLETVEECYQLFEDICTISELKALAQRLEVARMLRKKHTYDEIVERTGASTATISRVKRCLHYGADGYKLILERMEAKNEAEQGDEDIHEKE
- a CDS encoding MetQ/NlpA family ABC transporter substrate-binding protein is translated as MKKRSLVLLVVLFSLALVIAGCGGNDAKPAAQNAKTVLKVGATPVPHAEILNVVKPILAKEGIDLVIVEMNDYVRPNLAVADKELDANFFQHVPYLNKFISERNLQLAYTTKVHIEPMGIYSQKIKNLNDLADGAQVGIPNDPTNGGRALSLLEKAGLLKLKEGAGVNATISDIVANPKNLKIRELEAPQLPRSLEDLAIAVINTNYALEAKLVPAKDALFIEQKDSPYANILTIRKGDENRPEIQKLTKALTSEEVKKFINEKYQGAIVPAF
- the hisD gene encoding histidinol dehydrogenase, which produces MIRRKKASDLGREGCEALLRKPAFDEVELGEKAKARIKESFGEELSAVQVVQRIVDDVRYRKNEALCDYTQRFDGALLTADTLEVTAAEWEEACQAVDEALLTSIRRAVANVRRYHSEQLPKSWLTYREHGAMLGQNSRPLDRVGLYVPGGTATYPSSVIMNAVPAAVAGVQEIIMVAPPDRQGRLATCVLAAAREAGVHRVFKVGGAQAIAALAFGTETVPKVDKITGPGNIFVTLAKKAVYGHCDIDMLAGPSEILILADDSARADYIAADMLSQAEHDVLASSVLLTDSEKLAAAVETELERQLALLPRREMAAAALGKNGLILVASSLEEAAELANVAAPEHLEVLTAQPFALLPQLRHAGAIFLGPYSPEPLGDYFAGPNHVLPTGGTARFYSVLNVETFMKKTSLIAYTQEALTAVADDVIRLAEAEGLQAHANAVKVRRND
- a CDS encoding D-2-hydroxyacid dehydrogenase, translating into MPAFHIVVLNKLKQEHRDMIEAAAPGSTIVSCDLEEAGVHMDKADILLAWGFNDIRPLFLSASRLRWVHSLSAGVEKLTFAEMRRSQCLLTNSRGIHGIPVSEHVLSMMLSFSRNLPGCAKNQAAHLWKRVSCDEVHDKTIGILGLGSIGREIAKKAKAFSMNVLALKREETSELFVDQLYKPHELMEMLPQCDFVVVSLPLTEETKGLLTLEQFRAMKPSSYFINIARGEVLVEADLITALQEGCIRGAGLDVFAQEPLQTDSPLWDMPNVILTPHMAALSPYYLDRAIKLFADNLTRLIHDREMFNIVDKTRGY
- a CDS encoding methionine ABC transporter permease, with the translated sequence MSQDMLLLLVKSLGETTYMVAFSSFVAALFGIPLGVILVTTDKGHILENLALYRILGAIVNACRSVPFIILMVAIIPITRMIAGTSIGTDAAVVPLSLAAIPFLARIVETAIKEVDYGLVEAAQAMGASPLAIITRVLLPESMPSIISGLTLMVISLVGYSAMAGAIGGGGLGDLAIRYGYQRFRGDVMLATVVVLVAQVQIIQSCGDLIAAKLNKK
- the hisC gene encoding histidinol-phosphate transaminase → MWTYRPGLEELPVYNVEESDWAVKLDANESPFNLPPRVAERVEDRLACLAFNRYPDLGKIGLREMLAESYGLAVEEVQVGGGSSEILAAICHALGGPGRGIVYPTPSFSMYGIYAKITDSVAVPVPLNEQYQLDAAKVLQAARENNAALILLCNPNNPTGSVTPREEIERIIAGAPCPVVADEAYMEFYGESVVDLLPKYRHLIVARTFSKAYGLAAARVGYMLADAQVTTMISKLMMPYHVSAISLVVAETVWQMRDEFQPLIDTLVLERKRLAVELAKIPALTVYPSETNFIFGRSAQTQDMVAYLMEKRICIRNFGGDLRDCFRISVGNSMENDALLREMRAFWERS
- a CDS encoding methionine ABC transporter ATP-binding protein — encoded protein: MIQLENIEKTYPASGGSEAVHALRGISLTIEEGEIFGVIGKSGAGKSTLIRCINLLEQPTAGKVTVNGQELTSFNEHRLREARKKIGMIFQHFNLLSSRTVFENVAFPLELAGVSKKEIEQKVSRLLELVELSDKRDQYPAQLSGGQKQRVGIARALANQPTVLLCDEATSALDPQTTKAILELLKNINKQLGLTIVLITHEMQVIKEICDRVAVIENGVISEEGPVLDVFTQPKTDTTREFIRTIINHDLPEIFADVAFSPTPLPEGNLVLRLSFLGQSAEEPVIATLIRQYQVTPNILYGNIDHIQSTPYGTLILELSGSQTDLDDALAYLKQRNLGIEVIGYVARHASLAG
- a CDS encoding MetQ/NlpA family ABC transporter substrate-binding protein, which encodes MSNRKLAILILSILVIMIGIGYTVAIMTSTVKPIKVGIIYGPHEDILKVVQNVAEKDGLQIQIVKFNDYVKINEALAGEKIDANLFQPEAYLTTVNKDRGFKLQAAAKTVLFPLGFYSKKISNLNDLPRGAIVALPQDPISLSRALLLLHKSGVIALRQDALITPTLEDIQSNPLGLVFKTAMANTLPRHMEDAHILGIPSGYAFSYGLAPNKALLMEPASSAYAHVIAVREGETDNRSLQLLIKAYHSPEVRNYIEEHFQGTILPAW
- the hisB gene encoding imidazoleglycerol-phosphate dehydratase HisB → MRTAAVERRTAETKICLSVQLDEPKTPMVQTGLGFFDHMLILLGRHGFFGLQLEVQGDLEVDGHHTVEDTGICLGQALQQAMGDKAGIARYGTAFVPMDEALAMVSLDISGRPYLVFDAHLPVGKVGEFDLELVEEFLRALSVHAGLTLHVRLLSGKNAHHMVEAIFKALGRALADAMAKDSRVRGVLSTKGSLD
- a CDS encoding HDIG domain-containing metalloprotein → MWQQRVRQVWAALHAVITDEDRDLVQAYLNEAEQNLFWAMNLPDQYHCLGVVRSARKLAGNRTDVEVRFLIRLALLHDVGKKKGDVSTKDKIAMVLLHRLAPKARKWGREGRGGRVRNVRHAIHVYFHHPERSARLLRAAGCEAALVEAVKRHHKAPEAGEPPELTLLRQADDLN